Within the Musa acuminata AAA Group cultivar baxijiao chromosome BXJ2-9, Cavendish_Baxijiao_AAA, whole genome shotgun sequence genome, the region AATATAGGTAAAAGAATGATTAGTTAGCCCCTAATATGGGATTTCCTTTGTTACTTTCAGTTATTTGtggtatatattttgaaaatctaACATTTGATAATGATTTTTCATTTCATATTGGTCTGGTGGTGGAAGTGCATCATGCATGAAACTTTACCAAATGACTTGTGGCAACATGCTTGATTTTTTGAATGGCAGGTGCTACTGATTAAAGCTAAGGCCTCAGTCACTTGGATGGAAATTGCAGCCAAACAAAAGTTTGGAGATTATTTACTCCGGATAAAGCTCTCTGATCATTCTTTCTCAGATTTTACTGTTGAATCACAAACTTGGGCTCTTCCTAGTTTATTCTCTGCCAAGTTATACTTGGATCCATGTTTCAAAccgaaagaaaggaaaaaaagatagaattcTTTGCAACTGTGCAATGCTTAATGCATCTACTTGCTATGCATCTGATGAAAAGCTTGTATTTGATCCTGGTTCCAATGCCCAGATTCCAGATAATTACGGAACTTTCCATGGTGGAAAAGCTGACACTGCATGTTTTAGTGCTGATTGTGGTATCCTTTTTGTCTTCTCTCGAGTGTGAATAACTCGAGAATCTTATTAAATGAATAGGTGAAATCTgagatgaactcattctccaatctaATCAGCTGGTAGTGATGTTCTAATGATATGGCTTTGTAGCTAGCAGCTGTTGTTGCCACAGCCAATAATTTCAAGTATTTAGAGGCAGCTGATGGTGTAAATAGAAGCTGTTCAGGGCATGCAGTCTTGGTAAATGGTTTTAAGAATAAAAACCCTTGAATTAGTATGgccccttcctctctctctctgacagTGATTCTCGAAGCTTAAATGATAGCAGAAGCTGAAGGATTTAGAGGCTACTGGTGACTGTAAACGTCTTCTatgtttgatgcagaagtttatgTCGAGGAGTTTGGAGTTAGGAGTTAAAACATGTGAAGAACATGCataataaatatcataaaaaatatttatcctaACAGTCTCAATTAACTCTAAATGAGAAACTGGTGCTCATTATTAAGCGtgccatgatttatatattatttatttatgtcgACATATTTTTCATAATAGATTTTGCTAAAATGATGTCAACTTCTTTCATATTGTTATTTAGTTCCTTCTTAGAGATGGCAGTGAACAGAAGAACTCATGTGCAGCTGCGAGCGAGAAGTTAGGCTTCTCAAAGATTGCAGGCATTTAAGATCAGAAGAAACAGCGACTATTACAGCAAGCCCGAGCTCGACGCTTCCGCCATCCTTTTGTCCGTAGCTGCTCAACGAAGAAACTTCGATCGATGACACGATTTGCTTCATGGCCGGTCTCACATAAGCATCGTTACATCTATCAGGACGGTGGCGTATTAGCGCTACTGCTCCTTGTTTGTGTGTTTCCTGACGTTTGATCCTGTCGGTTGTTTCTCCGCCTGGGTTGCGTGAACGTTCTCTTGCATGGTTCTCGTGCCCCGCCTCAGGGACCGTCTTCCTCGTTGCACCGTTCTCGTGCGCTGTTTGGTCTTTCGCTCTTCCATAATTACCAAAATGTCCCGGATTCGTCTTGGTGAACGTGCGCTATACCGGTAGTTTTACGCTCTGCGTCGTGTCTCCTCAGCAGCGGCCGTTCCGGGCCGTCGTCCTCTTCCCCAACCTCCCAAAGGGGTCGCCCGGTTGGCAGTTACAGTCACCCTCTTTACGATCCCTCCCGCGTTCTCCTTCCCCCTCCGTGTACGTCCACTGCGTGTACACCGGCCACCACCTCGTGCACATGCCTTCTTCGAGGCGATCTCCCAGGAGGCCGTGGGTACAAATACCACGCGCTCCCGTTTGCTCAACCTGCAAGCCTCAGagcagagagcgagagagaggttTGATCACGGTCGATCACAGAGAGGTAATCTTCGTTTTCCTGAAATTTAAAAGAGATATAGTGTCACCCTTTCACGCGATTCATGCAATTTGTGGGCCGTCAGGTTTAGATCGTCGGAGGAGAACGTTCGGCAGATGATTTGGTTATGGTTTTATGAAGTTTGTCTAAATCATCGAACATGACAAACATTTTTTATGGTTTTCTTGTTTCAACACATCGACTAATGatctttgaattttttttcttcctttttatttgattTAGCATGAAGTTTTAGGTCAAGATTACCCACAGAGCACAACAAGAAATTGAAACAAATTCCACACCGCAAATAGATTGGTGTAAGACTGTGTGGTGATACAATTGTTTCTACATCCACTTCTTTTTACCTTCCGTTACGTCATTTCTGCAAAGGCTTTTCTAGAAATGAATCGCGAAGACTCTTGTGGAGGTATACAGATGATAGTTTTACTGCTCATCAACAACATCTGTGAACTGTGTGCGCGTGCAGATTGAAGTTTATTCTATGCGCGTCGGGCTTTTACTGCAGTGAGCATACCTCGATGGCGACTGTGACGGTGTTGCACTTCTCCAAAGGCTCCTGCACCAGTGCTGGGGGTTTCGTTGATTCCGAGCCAAGGTCCTTCCAGAGCAGAAGAATTCCAAACTCGAGGAACCAAATTATTGCTTACAAAGGATTGAGATCTGAAAACATAGTTGATTCGCTTCGGTTGCAGTCCAATGCCAAGGCGACCTCAACCCAAGCGAAGACGGCCACTCGGCGTGCCAGCCGTAGACCTTTGGCCGTCGTCGTATGCGGAAAAGGGATGAACTTGGTCTTTGTCGGTGCCGAGATGGCTCCCTGGAGTAAAACTGGAGGACTCGGTGACGTTCTCGGAGGACTGCCACCAGCCATGGCGGTAAACTTCAACATGCTGCTGCATAAAGATTTATTTCCTGCTTTATTGTCGTATAATTCTGTTGATGCGTGATTGAAATCTGTGGTTTCGATCCTTCTCGAGGCAAATGGACACAGAGTCATGAGTATAGCTCCACGCTATGATCAGTACAAGGACGGATGGGATACAAGCGTGCAGGTTGAGGTATTGCTgtctagctagctagctagctatcTAGATTGCAACACACAGCATCCTGCTTGCATTTTGAAGTTTGTGGTTATGTGCAGTTGAAAGTTGGGAACAGAGTCGAAACAGTTCGCTTCTTCCACTGCTACAAAAGGGGAGTCGACAGGGTCTTCGTTGATCACCCTATGTTTCTTGCCAAGGTTCGAACTATTTTATATCTGATGCCGACTTCAGATAACATTTCGAGTGGCATAAAGCTCACCACGGATCTGTTCGTGTAAGGTAAGGTGTGGGGAAAGACCGGAGGAAAGATATATGGTCCTGTCACAGGAACAGATTACGAAGACAACCAGCAAAGATTCAGCCTTTTCTGTCAGGTCAGTGATTATTTATTCCTAAACCAAATTCAGCATCGATTTCTAAGTTACACTGCGAAGCAATTAGTGAAACCTACATCTACTACTCTTTATGGATCTCTCTGCCTTTGACAAAATCATGGATGACCTTTCCAGGCAGCTTTAGAAGCTCCAAGGGTTCTACATCTCAACAACAGTGAATACTATTCCGGGCCATATGGTACGATTCTTATTCGTTTGCTTCTCCCGATGGCTTATGTCGTTAACATTGCATCTAACGAGCAGGGGAGGATGTTGTGTTCATCGCGAACGATTGGCACACTGGTCTTCTTCCATGCTACTTGAAGAGCATGCACCGATCACGCGGGATTTACAGGAACGCAAAGGTAAAAGGTCTTTGGTAATTCGGTTTTGTTCGTCCTTAGTTAGGTAGTATGACTGAGTGGATTCTACTCGATTGTCAGGTTGCCTTGTGCATCCATAACATCGTCTACCAGGGCCGATTTGCCTTGTCGGACTTTGCACTGCTTAATCTTCCTGATGAATTTAAATCTTCTCTCGATTTCACCGACGGGTATGCTATCGTGTTTATCCTACGGACATACTAATCCGTTTGGCCATCGATGAAGATTCTCTTGATGAAAACTCATATGATGTGTTCCATGCAGGTACGACGAGCCCGTGAAAGGAAGGAAAATAAATTGGATGAAGGCTGGTATTATAGAATCGGATAGGGTCGTCACAGTGAGTCCGCATTATGCACTAGAACTTGTAGGGGAAGAAACTGGGGTCGAGTTGGACGGCGTCCTGCGCATGACTGGCGTCACTGGAATCGTGAATGGGATGGACATTAGCGAATGGAATCCATCGACGGACAAATACATATCTACCAATTATGACACAGCAACCGTGGGGGATCGGAGCTTTCCAAACTTGTTGTCTTACTTCCTTCGTATTAATTTTGATCTAACTGAAGTTGATTTCAGGTGATGGATGCAAAACCTCTGAACAAGGAAGCTTTACAAGCTGAAGTTGGTTTGCCCGTCGACCGAAACATCCCTGTTATAGCCTTTCTCGGCAGATTGGAAGAGCAGAAAGGCTCAGATATTTTTGCCGCAGCTATTCCAGAATTCATGGATGAGAATGTCCAAGTGATAGTGCTCGTAAGCATGAAGCTCCACAGTTAGCATCTTGCTGCCCATTTGCTCAGCATAAAAAGCCTTGATTCGTCACCCGCAGGGGACTGGGAAGAAGAAGCTGGAGCGTCAgcttgcagagctcgaagacatgTTTCCGGATAAATTGAGAGCACACTTGAAGTTCAATGTACCTTTGGCTCATGCGATCATGGGAGGAGCAGATCTTCTCGCTGTTACTAGCAGATTCGAACCGTGTGGCCTCATCCAGCTTCAGGGCATGCGATATGGAATTGTACGTTGCCAATCTTGCCTTGGGTATCTCGTCGCCATCTATCTAATCTAATCGTTTGCACTTGAATGGATGGAAAAGCTGATCGTTGTTAATATCTACTGCAGCCCGCCGTGTGCAGCACGACTGGTGGACTTGTTGACACTGTCAAGGAAGGCATCACCGGGTTTCATATGGGTCGCTTCAGTGCCAATGTAAGGATCCTTCTTCTCTCGTCAGATCTCCTTTTAATGCATCGGGCACCATTCGATCAAGCACCGGTTCCGAATGTGTCTTCGCAGTGCAATGTCGTTGACAAGGAGGACATAGAAAAAGTTGTGAAAACTGTGAAAAGGGCCATTAATGTCTACCGTACTCCGGCCTTCGCCCAGATGATTCAGAACTGCATGAAACAGGACCTCTCCTGGAAGGTGAGCGACGATAACGATGAAGTGATTCCCTTTCTCTGATGCAAATCTATACATCAGCATTGACCGATAGGTCGGTTGATTGCCGCAGGGTCCTGCCAAGAAGTGGGAGCAGTTTCTCATGAGCTTAGGAGCCACCGGTAGCGAGCCCGGCATTGATGGGGAGGAAATAGCTCCTCTCGCAATGGAAAACATGGCCACCCCGTGAAAGTGATCGATGTCTGCCTTCGGTGTCGGAGTTAATTTGTCCGTAAAGGAATAAATGGTGTCTGCATAAGCTGATATTTTACTCTACTTTGCTTGTGTTAGTGCatgcttcatctctctctctctctctctctctctctctctctctctctgatgagGGATACCTGTTGTGAATGAAGTGCGATGTCTGTCTATATTCCTGTACTGTTGTGAATGGTGTAGGTGTCGAATCTGCTCTTTGTGACTATTGCTTAGCGACTGTTACCAGGTAATGTGGTGCATTGCTTCACCAAGTGAATTTACATCGATTGCACACTAATAGATTAAATTGAAGATGTTTTTTGTTTTCTCATTTAGTAACCCATTGTAGATATTATGGTCAGAccgagaaaaacaaaaaaaatatatattttaaatcgaTCGAGAGTCCCACTTTCAATTTTCTTAGGCtgagtataaaaaaaaatcattttcttgAATCGATCCAATTTATCAGACAAGGAAGATTTTGATAGAACAATAATGTAAgctcaaaataataaataaatatgatcTTGGTGTCTGACAAAAAAGTGTTTGTAAAaagagcctctctctctctctctctctctctctctctctctctctctctctctctctcaagctaTTCCAGCTAATAGAGCCATAAATTGCCTTCGAGTAGGAACTTTTATCATCTTATTCATCTGTACATGACCAAGAGAAAAGTTCACATGAGCTGCTGCTATCCCCATGTTTCCGTGGCTGCCCCACTGATCTGTCATTGTACTTGATAAATGATTTTATGGGCGCACTGGTGGATCTCGAGAAAGAGACAAACTTGTCCAAGGCAGCCCCTGGAAAGACACCTAAGGGTGGTCCATTCcacattcttcttttctttagtGTTTCTGCtatacagaaaataaaaatactaaTGCAGAAAATAAATACCCATGAATTATGGTGCTTAACTAGGCATGGCATTCAAATTACCAATCCAAAGATGAGAAGGAAGGTACAATCACTGAGAACAAGGATGGTGAAGAACTTGGTGAAACGGAGGATAGATGAGATGGATGGGAAAAATGACAGCACTCAATaactttttctttcttccccATATGTTAGCAATTATGCTaaacataattaattattcataGATCAACAGATCATTCGTGTTCACCGGCACAATTGTTGGTTGCCTCTTTAATGTAGTCATGTTGTGTCTCGGACAAGCGCAAAGGGTCCTCTGTCATGGAAACTTAGATCTTATGTCCATTCTGTATCTATGGATGTTCGGAAGACTTGGTATGCAGAATAATGGGACATAAAAGATTGGCTTTAGCTCCCGTCCGTGCCAAACATGTCATGTTTCTGTCAACACGACAAACCCTAATCCATTTAATTTCCACACAATCATCTGAAGATCATTGAACTATTTTAGTATTTGTGTACAGATAAAAGTCTTCCAAATCAACACTAAATGAACTAACTAATCTTTCTTTTTCAGTACTTTCCCAGCGAAATATGAACTGATTTCTAGCATAATCTACAGTGACAGTGTATGTTCAGCAATTTTTTCCAACCAAAGTAATACAGAAAAATCCAGTGTCTTAATTTTACCATTTAATTTCTATCCGAATGCACACATTCATCCCTTCAGACTTGCATTTTTCTATATTATCTTTGCTTTATGGGAACGCTGCATCGGAGATGATGATGGTATCCACTGGAACATAGCAGGATGAACAGGTCGATGAGGGGGAACACACGTGAAGAATCGACAAAGGATGCTTCGGAGATGATGATCACCCCTCCTCAAACCAGTAGACTCTGCCCTCAGTTTTGCTGAAACCACGAGGGTATTGGGAAACATGATCTCTGTGAAGGCACCCTCATGCAGCGAGCAGCTTGAGAGGGAGGTAACATCAAAGATCACATGATCCTGGGACATGCACTGTCTCGATTCGTGGAATTCAGTAACATGTACGTGCCCAACAATTTACTTCACTTCACTCCcctcgccctctctctctctctctctatatgtatGTCTTGGACGCACTCACTCGACCTCCACAGGCAGTCACCAGCTctcggaaagaagaagaagaagaagaagaagaagaagaagagagagccaTGGGAGTTCGATTGGCAGGAATGATCCGCATGAAGGAGACGCTTCAACGGTCCTTCAGGAAGCACCACTCGTTGGCGCCGGATGTGCCGAAGGGGCACTTCGCGGTGTACGTCGGCGACATGGAGAAGCGGTTCGTCGTCCCTCTCTCCTACCTGCAGCATCCTTTGTTCCAGAGCTTGCTCCACAAGGCTGCAGAAGAATATGGCTTCGAGCACCCCCGAGGCATGCTTAGGGTTCCGTGCAACGAAGATGCCTTCGCCTCTCTCACTTCAAGAATGAGAAGCTCGTGAGAGGAAGAAATCAAGCATTAGTCGTAGCTGCCCAATTAGTACCGAGTTGTAAGGAGGCGATCAGACATTGTCTGATCCGACTCTGTGTATAGAAGCATTAAACCGATCGTTTCTATGAAAGAAGATATCTTTGTTAGATCATCTTCCTGGATTCAGTCCATACGCTGAAAGAAGCGGCTTGCAATGCTATCTGCAGAGTACTCTGGCATCGACACTGACATCTTCAACCAGAATCCACTTCCCCCGTCATCTACACCTCCAAGAAGCACAGTGCACATTTCTTACACGTACGTAAATCGAACTATTATTATATAGATAAAATAAATCTTCATATATATCTCTTTGTGCATTTCAGTAATCTTATTGGACCATAAAAAGTAGTAAAGCTAAAAAATAGAAGTCTCCCTTTGATACTTATCATTAACTTGTCAATCATACTGACAAGATAATATGTTTAAAGAATTGGACTTCTTCCCGGTTCAAGTCTTCCAAAGTGATCAAACTCATAaagttgataattttttatttttccaatttCCATAGGATAGGTTGTCGTATAAATTATGTTCTCTAAATGTGATTAGAAGTAATTATATAGagaaataaagagaaataaatttttgtatatgaacaaatactagtatgtTATAATACATAggaaaccacaatcaaatagtatAATAAGATATACCTGAAaaatcccttcaatgtgaagggtaaaaaccacggggtaaactagagacaatctactataataataatgaatatacaaatcttaatctcttgcccaaaaccctaacaacaatcacaagaaaATAACTAGGATATAAGGATAATATCACTgtacacaatatctaaatccatcctaattcttcccaagtaatcacagtaagaatgtaCTGTAGATTTAATATAACATAAGATGAGAACAAGataattgagaatagtctctctgcattgtcattgttttcttccctttctttctctttggatTTTATCTTTTTCTCATTTTTGCTGCTACCAAGATCTGCCTTACTGCCCTTTTATGCCTATTTTTACAACCACCATACACCCTcctaatatgaattagggttaggttaagtgagaaggtgggctatgggctgataaagcccaccatgggctgaatgtgggctgtcagcccaacaacctcccccttcagcccacaaGGGATGTTgttccatgactcctcaatgtgaagttatGCTGACTAATTGTtggcatatctcttgtctttcttttggtaaagtctttgttaacatgtctgctccattatcatctgtgtgaattttctgaagttgcaactacttctcttcaaataatttcgaatccagtggtatctgacatctatatgctttgacttggaatgaaacattgggttcttacacaaatggatgacactttggctatcataatgcaccatataatttttttgtttcaaccccaattcttataaaaattctttcatccataatatttctttgcaaacctctatagcagcaatagatTCTGCCTCTATGGTAGAGAGAACATTACACCTTTGcaatctggattgccatgacacagctctccctgcaaaagtaagtacataacctaatATGGACTTCCTCgcatctatatctcttgtcatatttgCATCTATGTAACCTATTAACATAggaggtccacctccaaagcttaaataaaccttagagctccatctgagatatctaaaaatccacttcactattgcCTAGTGTTCTTTACTTGGATTTGCTAAAAATATActggtaacacccactgcatatgtgatgtccggcctcgtacataccatcacatatattaaacttccaactgctaaagcataaggaaccttttgcattttctccttctcctcatcatttGATGGATtttattctgagcacaacttgaagtgacctacaagaggagaaccaactggctttgcattgctcatactaaatctttccaatacattctcgatatatttctcctaTGATAACCAAATCATCTTGGTTTTTCTATCACGGGAAATTTACATgtccagtatttgctttgctagccccatgtccttcgttgcaaaagactcacttaattccttcttcaacttatcaattttagacatatctttcccaataataagcatgtcatcaatataaaataagagaataataaaattcttatcAAACCATTTGATGGACACATaatgatctgaagtcgttcttttgtatcctttttctgtcataaatgaatcaaactttctataccactgtcttggagcttgctttagcctataCAACCTCTTCTTTAAGttacagacaaagttctctttacctttgactttgagctttctggttgctccatataaatttccttttccaaatcaccatgaaggaaagttgtttTCACATCtagctgctcaacctccaagtcctggctaacaGTAATACTAAAAGCAACacaaatagaagatattttaacaacaggagaaaatatctcttcaaagtcaatacctttctgaaaagcatccatctcttcctgcatagcaactaactacTTCTTTTTCTGTTtactttcaactgcttcttggtaactctctggttcacctgcatcactaagcatcacatactcatctgtagagtatcttctggaaggttgacgttgtctagaagatcttctcaactaaagttctacgggaagttgctctccaacttcttcttgctcaacatgtcttgcAGGTATATCAACATTagcctctacaccatcttcctgcacatctcccccatcaccctgatatattggaggagtaactgggtcacaatcttctaatccttctacagaactcTTGCTTCTTCAAATTtttaaaggtttgatcctcaaagaagactacatctctgcttctaaatgccttctgcttttctggatctcaaagcctgtaaccaaactgattatgtgagtaactaagaaaaatacattctttagtcttaacatccagcttggacctctcattgtctagaacatgtgcaaatgcatgataactaaacactctcaaatgcctgtaggaaacatctttccctaatcatacatgctctgcaacatcaccatctagaattgtgcatggtgacaagttgatcacatcaactgcagtcctcaaagcctcatccaaaaaccttttgggtagcttcgcttgtgaaagcatacatctgatcttttccatgatggtgcggtccaTCATCTCTGtaatagcattatgctgaggtgtaccaggaactgtcatcttatGTTTGATCCCATGTGACTtgcaataattattaaacaatcatgtatactcaccaccattatctgatctaatgcatttcaattatttttctgtctctttttcaactcatgaaactctttgaagacattaataacctgatcttagtcttcaaagcataagcccaaacttttctgaaaaaatcatatataaaagtgacaaaataaagtgcatcacttataccaggaacatcaacagatccactatgagtttttgtcctcaaaggaccatatacatctgtataaacacggtctaatgcatgtatttttctagataaagtaggactagcaaatgaaactctatgttgtttattagccaaacaatcaatataagggttcaaATATGTACCTATGAGGTtttgcaatacctctctcttggaaagagcttgtagccccttctcgcttatgtgtcccagtcgcctatgccacaactatatgctgaagtctttctctatagcatttaactgctcaccataagctttagcttgcaacctatacaaagtataacatttctttctactaactataacaagagaacctttactgagcttccattgcccactgtgaaatctactatcatagtattcatcatctagccttccaactgaaattaaattcagcctcatatCAACCACATGCCTTATATCCTTAAGCACTaacttgtagccaaggttggtctttatatggatatcacctatgccaatgatgtctgccatGCCATAATTGCCTATCTTaacaactccaaaattttcagacctatatgtagcaaaaaactccctctatggtgtagcatgataagaagcacctgtgtcaatcacccactcaagatcctaacacacaagaaaaaatatcatcaaaatgagacaaaatcaaatattcACCACCTTGCATTgtagtagtattatcctttgactctgtaaactccacttcttttccctttttcttattcttcttaggttgcttacattaattcttgtaatgttctttctcaccgtagttatagcaaacaatatcttttcttgatcttgacttgcttctacccatgcgtgaactacttctagattTTGACCTTCTTctattctctaagataagtgcctgtgaatcattctgagatgttgctgaattctttcttctcaactcttcattcaacaaactacttgttgttgagaaatcatgggggcgacatcacatgcgcagcggaagaacaagaaaacaaaatccccgattcccaaagagatgttcgtcgtcgtacgaagattggtgcgcaaaatccgcgaaacttaaaactgcgtataaagtaggttgtgttacctagggagatcgtatatccctgtttccttgcagatccttaggagagggtgaaggaggtcaagcgtcctcctctctaacggtgatccacacagcagggttgcgacgacgctcctcaagactccaggcctgctctgaggtggagaggaagaggagaataggaaaggcaagcaaaggctctagcctatgaggctctgaatccctcctatttatagaggtcccctgtcaaaccctaatgggtcctcccctagtgggtattggatctgcatccaataagacaagggctccgtcggatatctcatatctgaacttctacttatcgcaatgcctaccatatgtgtgtgaccttctaagcccaatatcgagctggccgtgagtcatacctgtcagaactcctt harbors:
- the LOC135623433 gene encoding granule-bound starch synthase 1, chloroplastic/amyloplastic-like — its product is MATVTVLHFSKGSCTSAGGFVDSEPRSFQSRRIPNSRNQIIAYKGLRSENIVDSLRLQSNAKATSTQAKTATRRASRRPLAVVVCGKGMNLVFVGAEMAPWSKTGGLGDVLGGLPPAMAANGHRVMSIAPRYDQYKDGWDTSVQVELKVGNRVETVRFFHCYKRGVDRVFVDHPMFLAKVWGKTGGKIYGPVTGTDYEDNQQRFSLFCQAALEAPRVLHLNNSEYYSGPYGEDVVFIANDWHTGLLPCYLKSMHRSRGIYRNAKVALCIHNIVYQGRFALSDFALLNLPDEFKSSLDFTDGYDEPVKGRKINWMKAGIIESDRVVTVSPHYALELVGEETGVELDGVLRMTGVTGIVNGMDISEWNPSTDKYISTNYDTATVMDAKPLNKEALQAEVGLPVDRNIPVIAFLGRLEEQKGSDIFAAAIPEFMDENVQVIVLGTGKKKLERQLAELEDMFPDKLRAHLKFNVPLAHAIMGGADLLAVTSRFEPCGLIQLQGMRYGIPAVCSTTGGLVDTVKEGITGFHMGRFSANCNVVDKEDIEKVVKTVKRAINVYRTPAFAQMIQNCMKQDLSWKGPAKKWEQFLMSLGATGSEPGIDGEEIAPLAMENMATP
- the LOC135622036 gene encoding auxin-induced protein 15A-like; translated protein: MGVRLAGMIRMKETLQRSFRKHHSLAPDVPKGHFAVYVGDMEKRFVVPLSYLQHPLFQSLLHKAAEEYGFEHPRGMLRVPCNEDAFASLTSRMRSS